From the Prunus dulcis chromosome 4, ALMONDv2, whole genome shotgun sequence genome, one window contains:
- the LOC117623750 gene encoding probable gamma-secretase subunit PEN-2, translating into MEASLGNGEMPNQNPINPRSNVTLVPSPSSPVWPTIDGPLGLSEEDSVSYARRFYKFGFALLPWLWALNCFYFWPALRHSRSFPRIHHYVLRSAVGLTVFTVLLASWAFTFVIGGERLFGHVWDQLVMYNLADRLGLTGWS; encoded by the exons ATGGAAGCCTCCCTGGGTAATGGCGAAATGCCAAACCAGAACCCTATCAATCCAAGAAGTAACGTGACTCTGGTTCCGTCGCCTTCATCGCCGGTGTGGCCCACCATTGACGGCCCACTGGGGCTCTCTGAGGAAGACTCTGTGAGTTACGCGCGTAGATTCTACAAGTTCGGGTTCGCTCTGCTCCCCTGGCTATGGGCCCTCAACTGCTTCTACTTCTGGCCCGCTCTCCGCCATTCCCGCTCCTTCCCTCGCATTCACCACT ATGTTTTGAGATCAGCAGTTGGGCTCACAGTATTTACTGTTCTTCTCGCATCATGGGCATTTACGTTTGTCATCGGAGGGGAGCGCCTGTTTGGACATGTTTGGGATCAATTGGTGATGTACAATCTTGCTGACAGACTAGGCTTGACAGGTTGGAGCTAA